GCTCTTTTTGAGATAATTCTTTGTTCAGAAACATGGGAGAATAACCTAATCATCAACCAAATGATGAGAAGGGAAAAGCACCCTCTGGACTGGTGCAACATGTGTAAGCAGAGTGAGGAATCAGCCAACCACCTTTATATCCATCATTCAATGGCTTGCAACCTATGGTCTTTTATAGAATTTATTCATAAAAGGACTCTTTTGGAAAAACTATGATCTTTTATAGAATAACCTATGATCTTTCCTAAATCCTTGTTTTATTGGAAAAGGGACTCTTTTGGAGAGGGAAATTGCCCTTTTATAGAATTTATTCATTAACAGATTGGTGAGGGCCTAGGTCTTTTGTATTGTGTAATTTCTGTCCCATGAAGTTTTGCTTGTATACTTCACCTTTTATAGATTTTATTCATAATAGGTTGGTGGAGGCCTAGGTCTTTTGTATTgcatatttcttcctttgttcCTTGAAGTTTTGCTTGTATACTTCTATACTAAGGTGATGCCCTTTTTAagcattttattaatatatttctgttttatattattaaaaataatagtaagtTCAAAGTCATAGTACATTAAACTGTTAAACAAATTCCATTTATCAAAAAACCAATTGGTGTCTAACGAGGATAAACCAAACCTTTTATGGCATTTGACCTCATACCCTGCGGGTTTGTTCTAAAAGTCATCATTTAAGAGACCCATCCCTAGGCTTAAGAGTGGCATTGTTGTATCCTAAGTATCCCTCCCCCAACATGACACACTCATGAATCAAACCCATGACCTTTGGCTCCAATACCATGTTGGATCGAGTTTTGACCATCTCGTCTGAAAACCAATTGATGCTCAATGAAAACCATTTACGGCATTTGACATCACACCTCTCAAGCCTATTCTAAAAGTCATCATTTGGGTGAGTCATCCCTAGGCTTAAAAGGGGCATTGTTGCACcccaacaaaatatatatacaagggaAAACATTAAGTAAGAAGCATTATAAGACAGTGAACTAGTTGAAATGCAAACATaccaaattaaaacaaaaactgaaAGAACAGAAGgcaatgcatgaaaaaaaaacactaagaAAAAGGAGGAGAAAGAAAGGATATGTTTTAGAAAAGAGAAACTTACGTGGATCCATATAGGACAATCTTTTGAACTTTTGTGATTTCAGAACCAGATTGATTGTCCTCAATAAAAATTGTTAAGCTGATCCAATTGAACAAGTAAGATCAACCAACAGTTCTCCAAGATACCACAACAAAATATATGAACACAAACAGATCCAACATACCTGCGAACATTTTGAAACTTGACATACTTCAAAACTATTGGCTTCccctacaaaagaaaaataattgtagCATAATGCactcaataaaataatattgaagcCATGACATACTAAACAAGTTCTCTTTCATTAAGAAGAAACAATATAGCAATGGAACCCTCATGTATGTACCAAACCCTACCTTAAGGTTATCTGAGGATAAAGCAACTGTATCACTTGGAGGAAAGTCATTGACATTACTGGATATCAACATTACAAATAAGAACATCTGAATAAAATCACAATGAAATAAAACATTGTACAGTTTTCATCAAATCTTTAAAATGAAACTGAACATCTGTCAAACAATACCTAAATCCCATGTGCTCCTTATTTGAGAAAAGTTTCACAGTCTTGGGACCTGTAAATTAACTCTGCATTAGACTCATGAATATAATCAACTTAAGATGAGACAATGTAAAGAGACTTAAAAagcaaattaaaagaaaactgGGAAAAGAAGTTACAACAAAACCTTAAGAAAATGTCTTATTAGGAACACTGAACTAATGAAGACAATGTCAAAGGGATTAACCATTAGAAGATTACATCCTTACATCCTAAAAATATTCCACCATCCCAAGTTTGAAGGGAAGATTCCATGTAGTTTAATTAGCCACTTTATATTCTGCCACTTGACTTGCAAAACCTTAAACTAATTCCTATGATGTTTGGGTGTGCATCTGGCTCTAGATAAATTTGGATAATAGATGATTGCTGGGATCACTGTGAAGCAGGACCAAGTTCAGGCTTTAGCTTCCCTGTTCGATTGCGGGGCATGCCATGTGAAGGGGAATCCAAGAGTTATTTCCTTTTAGTATCCAATTTTAGGAAGGATTTATAAACATTTGGATCATTGAAAAGAGTCTATTCATCTTTCGGTGGTAGAATCACTCCTATGAACTCGTGTTTATCACTTCTTTCCTATTTGTTCCCAAAGTTCCAATTAAAGTGGCTTCAAGGATTGAGTGTTAATAGAgagatgtttttcttttattaggaGTGGGGAAAGTAAAAAGAGATCACCTCGTTGGATGCAACCTAGTGTGTAGGGTTCTAGGTGTATGTATGATTTCCCTGCAAAATAGAGCCTTCATAGCAAAGTGGTTGTGCAAGTTTCCAAGGGAGAGCAACGTTAGTTAGCACAATGTCATTTTGAGTATCTATGGCCAGTCCACATtttaatggttgggatgccaacactatTGTTAAGTGGTCACACACACCATTATCcctggaaggctattgctcaaatCTTCTATAATTTTCCTCGTTTCACTTGCTTTTTTACCAGTGATGGTAAAAAGATGCACATTTTGGAGGACAATTGGTGTGGTGATTTACTCTTTCATCTTCAATACCCCCAACTCCTTGAAGTTGTAGGGATAGAGAGATTCCCCAATCTATTATTTTCGTACATTCCTTCCCTTTCTTGTCTTggagttttaaatttttctgAACCTCTTAATAAAGGAAATTGAGGAATTAGATCTCTTGATGTTTTCTAAGCCCCATGTGTGTCTATCACCTTTTCACCCTGATGTGAGAGTTCGGTCCTTGAGCTCTTCAATAATGTCATCAGTTAGTTCATTCTTTAAAGCTCTTTATCATCTAAAGTCCTTTATCATTCATCCACCTCTATCTCTTTTGCTCTAGCTAATTTTATTTGGAAGTCTAAACCCCCTCCAAGTATAATGACTTTCATGTGATTTTTAGCTAGTAAAAGTGTTAGTACCAATCATCTCCTCTAAAAACTGAGATCCTTCAGAACTCTTAATTTGAAGTGGTGCGCCATGGGAAAAGAGAGTGGAGAATCAACTTATCATCTTTTCCTTCATTGCCAATCGATTTGAATTTGTAGCATAGATTATTCATCCTAATTTGGATTGACTGGGTCCCACCTTGTACAATGGTCTTTCAAAGGCTTTAACGATCATTCTAAAAGTAAGGTACAATATTGCTAAATTCAATTTGACTTGGAAAATATGgaggaacaaaaaaataaggatttttaAGGATGTTTTGAGGACATCAAATACAATTAGGACATGTTTTACTCTTCTCCCTCCATTGGGCCCCTGCTAGTGGAGTAACCACAAGCACTCCTTTTAGCCTTATTTTATTAGATTGGCACCTTATATGCAAGTTGAAGAGATTGATTGAGAAGATCTTTGTATGGTCACCACAGCTGAAGGGTTTGTCAAGTTGAACTTTGATAGATATTCTTTAGTTACCTTAGAGCAAATTAGAATTAGTGGAGTGATTAAATATCATCGAGGTAAAGTGATAAAAGGTTACTTTAGACTTGTGTAAGGGTTTTACCATGGAGGCTAAGATCCTAGCTATGTTGCAAGGCCTCGTGTAGGCTAAAGCTTTGGGCTTGTCCAATCTTGTAGTGTAGGAGATTTTGTTGTTATTTCATAGGTGGCTAAAAAGGAAATAGGTCCATGGGTGGCTCCCCCAAATATTTGAAATCGTTACAAAGTTGGGATGCTATATTCATTTGGTGCCTCTCTTAGCTAATCAAGTAGGTGaacaaaaaatctaataaaCTAATGAAttcagaaaggaaaaaaacaacaacTGCACCAAACTGAACTTAGTCAAGTCagctttttcaaaatttcatatttcattcTCCAATGTACAAtctaacccaatcccaaaaaagatacaaaaaagaacttttaattatttggtCCAAACTTTCACAATTCTCAAAGgctctcctatttctctccttccaaatggaccaaaaaaggcataaaggagCAACTCTCCTCCTATTCATCTTGGACCTTGGTTTCTATTGTTTATTACTTATTGTGATTTGTATCATCATGCGATCATGTGATGTTCTAGATTAGATTATCATGTGATTTGTTTATTGTCTGCATAAAAGATTTACATTATCATGCAAGTATGTATCATCTTATGTTGGATTATTATGTATGTGATATCCTAAATTAGATTATCATACTTTAAGGTCGCATAGATTAAGATGcctttaaccaaaaaaaaggtGCAACCCCAACACATTGGAAGTAtagaaaaaactgaaaaaaaaacagatacGACCTAATCTTGATCCAAGCCCTCAATGATATCCATTATAGGAAGGTTTGCCCCACAAGGGATTTCTTATCCCAAAAGTTTTCAAGAAAAAGTCTTCTAATACTTAATTTGGATGCTCCTCTCCCCTGAAAATTCTGCTGTTTGTTCCTAGCCTCCTTCCATATGCACCAAAAGAAGCATAAAGGGGCCAAGTTCCACGTTCTCTTTCATCTTTTTTGCATTCTTGTCGTATTCTAATCTAAGAGAAGCATGCTAACAAACTTTGGAAATGCCACTGCAAGACAAACAAGGCCCCAAAGAtttccagtttttttttttttgataagtaaaggatatTCATTCAAAAGGCACAACGCCACaaggtatacagggagtatacaaggcagctaaggcctcaaaaaacaacaacaaaagaatCACCTCCCTTTAAATGGAAATTATCCActctaggaaacctataagggagaacgcctcctcacctacatacaatttggcccaactccacagattacaaacaaaaaaattctttaacttctgCACATTCAACACacctcccctaaaagctaatctattcttttccttccacaccgtccaaaagatacacaacggaatggcatcccaaatctttttccttttctttcccacaaacgagcccctccagctagctaagacctcctttacactttctggaaaaacccatttcacatcaactaaaccaaaaacaatatcccatagagctctaaccactgtacaatgtataaggatatgatttacactttcttcctcaCAACCACACAGGAAGCAGCGATTTGGAAGTTGAAGccctcttctttgaagtctatccaaagtgagcaccttcccccatgtcgcctcccacgcaaaaaaagcaactttagttggcacccttgcCACCCAAATGCTCCTAGAAGGAAAACCTGTATCAGCAGACCTCGCCAACAAACCCTTGCCACCCAAATCCCAAAGATTTCCAGTTTTGACACAATGGACTAAAATATGACATGTCAACACTTCCTTGACCTATAAAAACAAAGTCCACATTTAACCCCTCTTCATAGGCAATCAAAATCTTCTTCCAAACAACTTCCCAAGAAAGAAACATACCCTTAAAAGGGCTAGAATTCCATATTTTCTTTGCTATAAACTTCTTATAGATTTCAAAACCTAAGTAGTagtaatactaataataataataatactaatactaatactaataataacaaAACTCTCAATTCTTTAGCCCTTCCATACCAATCTATCCTCTGCTAAACCCTGGATAGACACTGCATGAATGTGCTTAAAAAATCTTCACTTTCCCCATCCCCCCAAAGAAGAGAATCCATACAAAAGCAAGAGTTCCAACAACCTCTCTTATCCTCCACACACAGAtcatttacttttaatatttctattaaaaGCAACTAGGAACAAGGGAAGTGATCTTTCAACTTAGAATCACCACTCCACCTATCTAACCAGAACTTGGTTTTAGCTCATTCCCAAAAGAGATACTAGTCCTGGGCCAACTCTCATTTTACACACATCTAATAGCTTTCTATACCATGGCATTtatgatgctatgaacatgAAGTTAGTTCCAGACATAGCAAACAAAACCCCATTCTATTATGGAGAAAACCACCAGATTGTTTGTACCATTCTCAATATGACAAAATTGAGAAGAACACTGGCAGGAGAGTCAAATGCAAAAGGAGTAGCCAAGTTGAAATCTCAGATTGTGCCTTGCCAGATTTAATGCTGCCTAGTGCAGCTCCATTCAGAAATATGAAAGTTACAAGGTAAACCTATTGTAATGCATGTTACTTGATTCAGGCCAGTCCATCCAGCCTTAACAGCAAAAGCAATGGCAGcaaaaaaaagataagagaaAGCTCGAGCCAAGAGCATAAAGAATTGATGCTTGTAAGGGAAGTAGGAAGTCAAAGGTTATCAGAGTGTCTTAAAAGTCCTAAAAAAGTCACTTGGGCCTTGGAGAACATGGATCATGGTAAAGATCActaaaaaatcatcataatgGAAGAATGAAAGTCAAACTTCAACCTATCCATGGGAAGGAAATTAAGCAAGCAGAATTTTAGAGGATAAgagttatttaattataaaataatgctgcaaaaaatatctttatagaAGACATAAAGTCAGTTACAATCTAGGACTTTATGCAGAGGGATGCACTCTGAACAAGTacagcaaaaaaaataaatgttcaaAGGCTTATTCATCATTGATTGCCTGCATACTATCATTAAAGAAGATTGGAGATAACAAGAAGcaattaaataagaataaaatgtaGCACAAACAGGCTTATGTTCACCTTCTTCTTCAGGTCCTTTGATGGCAATAGAATGCAGTTTAATAACTTGTGTAAACGGTATATAGATCAAAAGCTGCTCATCTGCATCACTCTCCAGATGCAAACCATCATCTTCTCTGTAACCCTAActcaaacaaacaaattaattaaacaaatccTTTGTTCTCCAATTGGTTTCCGAGGAAGTAcaggaaaagaagaaataatgatttttgaatttttatttcttattatttagtaaCCAAGATAACAAAAACCTcctaataaaagttatatatagaTTAAGGAATCCATAGGATAATATAGTAATACAATCAAACATGAGGAGAGCGATacaacccaaaaacaaaaacaagaatcaaaggaaatattgtataattttatccaaaggaaaaaaaaaaagaaaaagaaaaccctaattttttaaatcaaattcctTAGTTTTCCTTGTAATAGTAACGAGAGAAAAATACAAGCAGGAAGgaggaaaaataaacaaaacttaGGCTTGCTTTTGGGAGAAATCATGAATATTTccacataaaaagaaaaaaatagtgaagTATTCAAGAATAATATTGGAACAAGAAACCAGATTAgatctttaaaaaaatggaaagaaggaaaaagaaaaaaccctaatttcgTATTGCAATTGTAAGACAAcggaaagaaggaagaaaaaagaaacaaaagaatattaatCCCAGGCTTGTTTATATGTAAATCTCAATTAATTCCACATAAAAAGGCGAAATCCTTGTCAAATGAATCTTCGAGTGGCATATCATCAAAGAGATGAGTGCAAATGAAAcgagaaaaaaacaaattggaAAAGGTACCTGCTTGAGAGCATTGGCAAGAGATTGACTGGTGCTTTGGTTGAGGCACTCGACTCCAGTCCAGTCGATGAAGTCGAGTAGGTCAGCCTGATCGGAAGTCATATAATCAGAATACAGTTCTATAATATAAAGTTCTGCTTGATTGCTCAGAAACCgtgggaaaatgaaagaaaagaagacaGAATTTGGAATCTTTGAGACAACAAGTATTCCAAACTCAAACAAAGGGTCGGATTTTTCTTTGGTTTACTTTAcgttttcttggcaaccaaacaaaggaaagaaatttgttaaaaaagaaaaagaaaaaaagaatgaagtgACTTGCTTGGTTTCTTTGAATTGCAGTGGCAGATTCGGCAGACATGCTGGATGAAGTAGAATTTTCCAGAGAGaacttgagagagagagagagagagagagagagagagcgagagagtaGCAGGGAGGGCGACGGAGCAGACAGTGGTTAAAAGTTAACACTTAAAATGGTTCGGTAAGATCTCATGTAAACGACATCGTTTGGTT
Above is a genomic segment from Vitis riparia cultivar Riparia Gloire de Montpellier isolate 1030 chromosome 14, EGFV_Vit.rip_1.0, whole genome shotgun sequence containing:
- the LOC117930910 gene encoding PITH domain-containing protein At3g04780 gives rise to the protein MSAESATAIQRNQADLLDFIDWTGVECLNQSTSQSLANALKQGYREDDGLHLESDADEQLLIYIPFTQVIKLHSIAIKGPEEEGPKTVKLFSNKEHMGFSNVNDFPPSDTVALSSDNLKGKPIVLKYVKFQNVRSLTIFIEDNQSGSEITKVQKIVLYGSTVETTDMKGLKKIEDH